DNA from Desmodus rotundus isolate HL8 chromosome X, HLdesRot8A.1, whole genome shotgun sequence:
tttgaaattcagggaaaattaggtgaaagaaaactgcagcattctcgccctgggcagttagctgttcccaggggtgggtggtcatctgtctctccctggaacacaatggcccggatgcctccacttgtccccaggttgTGGTCTTTAGCGGTGTCCCAAGGGGTCTGCTGTCTATCCTGGGAGTGGTGAGCCCGTACCTggagttcctgaaacaatagctttaacatatcCATTACCTACTAGGTTTATTAACTATTAAGGTAACTATttattaccttaaactaaaattttccatctCTTGAGTCCCCTAGCATTAACATGTCTGATAAAACCAAATGTTGAAGAGTATGTGAATAAACAGGAACTCATACATTTTTGCTGTGATTGTCAATAGATACGATCACTGTAGGAAACAATAtggcattattttatatatgtgtactCTACAATTCAGTGGTTCCACTTCTTGCTCTGTTCTCTTGAACATGTGTACAAGGATTCAAAAGTAAGAATATGCATATAAGTACTGCATATAACAGCAAATATTTGGTGGCAACCCAAATGTTTAGGGTTTACAGGAAGGGTGGGTTGGGATAGATAggtataaattattaataatgttcTATTACTTGAGTTGGGTGGTGAATTCATGGGtattatttatgaaatttaatataattatcttatgtatagttttatatatCAAGAAGTATATTTAAAGAGATGAAAGATTGAGTATGAGCCATACCTCTCTGGTAGTATAGTGGTTAGGACTTGGTTCTCTCCTTGTTGTGGGCCTTGGTTTGATTCCATCAGAGTTTAAACTAAGCCTTGTTTactgcccccaccctgggaaaAAATTAAGTGTAAGGAATGATCTAATTCCTTTTATCAATATGTACATGATTATGATTTCCACTAAAGAAATATTGAAGTATTTGATTGTTTATACCTTTATGTTGAAGCAACCATCTCTACACCAGCATGGTAGTTTGTGGTATTCTCAACTCAAATACCATGAGTGATCAGtgggtttcattttttcacattctcccaaactttattaaagaaaaagcagTGATGGTAAATCTCTATAACATAGTCAATTTTCTGGGATTCTTTCCTTGAAAACATGACATTTGATTTCCAAACACATGCCAGAGCATACATGGTTCCCAATTGTACTAAATAGGTGAGAGGCTGAAATCCTAAGATGTTCATCTTCCAAATTTCCCCAGTCTGTGGTCTGTCTTTGGATCAGCAATAATTGCCTGAACAGCTACTATGGCTTCATTAATTTTTGTCTGTGGCTCTCTGAGCTCTTCTATATGCCGCAATTACAGAATTTGAGCAGCTTCATTAATAACTGCATCTCATGTGTCAAACCAAGAATACACTTGTCTAAAGTAACAGGCAATCTCTCTTTTGTTTGATCTTCTTTAGCAGCTGCATCCTGTGTCTGGTGCTCCTGGACCAAAATGCAAATTGCCTTAAGCATTAGCAGGTAATCATTTTGGCACTTAATCTCAAGTTTAGCCAAAGCCATTACACCAGCCTTCAGATCAAGATTATTACTTccaaattttttattatgtatttcattgttgttctattacagttatcccaattttcccctctttgctctCTTCTGCCCAGCCCatctccactcccacagtcaatccccaccctgttgtccatgtccatcactcatttatacatgttccttctctagtcccttcccattctttccacccttatcccaTTACATCCAAACTAATTAATGGCTGTGCATTTTTAGCTGCATTGTCAGTATTTTTTGTATTATCAGGTACTAagtccttgtattttttttagcaTTACTTTCACACCTGCATCTAACAGCTAAACCAAGAAGGTAGTCAATCGCTTCCTATTGATCTTGAAAAGGAGAATTAACACCTCTGAGATACATTTCAAAGAACTTGGGCCAGTCACTGCTGTGtatatttcttaaattactttGTCTTCAACTTTGTAGTGTCTGATTTTCTGGTTTTGAAGCcaaacaataaagaagaaaatgaaaagaagataaaaaatatgaacaataaaatgtcagtaAACACATATCTGTCAActtttgaatctaaaaaacaaaataaatgagcaagcagaagagaaacagactcgtagatactCCCTAgattcagagaacattttgatgattgccagatagGAGGAGGTTGAGGGGATGGtcagaaaaggtgaagggattaagaagtcagattggtagttacagaacagtcatgaggatgtaaagtacagcatagggaatatagtcagtaatattctaataactgtgcatggtgccagatgggtgtgacatttattgggatgatcacttagtaagttatataatgtctaatcactggggtatatgcctgaaactagtataatatggGATGTCAACTCTAATCGAATcataaaagtgatttaaaaatgaaaataataaaaattaataaattctgttCCATCTTTGCAGTTGAACCTGGCAGGGTTGTGGTACTCAAGGGCAGTCAGCTTGCATCAAAACATGGTCCTGGCTTATAGCTCCAGTTTCTGGGCTTCGGCCTGGATAGAAGAGGCAAGGGGGTGCGGACAGCACAGTGAGAGGGCCTGATCagtgttatttgttttattttcaagtcaAATACCGTGACTGATCAGTGTTGTGGTTTCCCCAAATGGTGAATAATTCTTggtaaaatttcaaacaaattaTAGCACAATTTTCTCtcaatttatttatacttaaCATAGAGTTAGGTTCTGGACTCAGATAATTGTAATCATGTTTTGTACCCACTTGATTATCCAGGAGAAAACAGGGAGGGgaaaacgtaggtttacagttgtgaatatgtgaaacacagactttattcttgtattattattatttaattattgtattatttttcatacaaacaaatgcaaacctacttttgtcccactctgTATTTGAAGGACTTATGGGACAATTCTTTGTTGTGTGGGAATATTGTGAGCATTACTGAAGTCAGGTATCCTCAGTACCAACCCATGATAATGTCTCCCAATCACTGATTTCTCAGTTGCTGCCTAGAAGGAACAGTATTACCAGAATCACAGCCCTGGTGGAAGGGGTAAGAGTGGGAAACCACCAGCTTTCCAGTGGTTTTGGCTCTTATATAAATAAGACAATTGGCTCCTCAGAGGAGTTTTCACACCTGGCCACAAATGACTAATGTGAAAGGGAAAGGGGTTGTGGGGAAGAGAGTTAGTTTTGGTTTGATAAGATAAAGTGGGCAGCAAAATGAAGGTAGGAACAGATGGCCGTTGTGGGTTAGGCTTGGGGAACGGGAATCAAACCTCAGTACATGGTGTTGTTGCAGTTATAGCTCTCCAAAACCCTGGCTGTAGGTAGAGAAGGCTCTGAGCTGAACATCTCTTTCCCAGCCACTGGCTGTCAGAAACTCATTGAAGTGGATGATGAACGCAAACTTCGTACTTTTTATGAGAAGCGTATGGCCACAGAAGTTGCTGCTGATGCTCTGGGTGAAGAGTGGAAGGGTTATGTGGTTCAAATCAGTGGTGGGAACGAGAAACAAGGTTTCCCCATGAAGCAGGGTGTCTTGACCCATGGCCGTGTGCACCTGTTGCTGAGCAAGGGGCATTCCTGTTACAGACCAAAAAGGACTGGAGAGCCAAAGTGCAAATCAGTTCGCGGTTGCATTGTGGATGCCAATCTCAGTGTTCTCAACTTGGTCAATgtaaaaaaaggggagaaagatatTCCTGGTCTCACTGATACTACTGTGCCTCATCGCCTGGGGCCCAAAAGAGCTAGCAGAATCCTCAAACTTTTCAACCTCTCTAAAGAAGATGATGTCCGCCAATATGTTGTGAGAAAGCCCCTAAACAAGGAAGGTAAGAAACCTAGAACCAAAGCACCCAAGATTCAGCATCTTGTTATGCCACATGTCCTGCAACACAAATGTAGGCGTAGGCGTATTGCCCTGAAGAAGCAGCgtactaagaaaaataaggaagaggcTGCAGAGTATGCTAAACTTTTGGCTAAGAGGATGAAGGAGGCCAAAGAAAAACGCCAGGAACAAATTGCCAAGAGACGTAGGCTGTCCTCTCTGAGAGCTTCTAACTCTAAGTCTGAGTCCAGCCAAAAATGAGGTCTTCTAAgagtaacaaataaataaggataaacataaaaaaaaaaaaaagataaagtgggCAGGATCCTTATGcagaagaagacagaaaaggaagtCTCAATGCCAGGTCCCCAAATTGGGAAAGTTACTCAAGACAGTGTGCTATGAATCTTCTTTTATCTAACACTGTAAAACTCCGTGAGGGGTTGTGAGGAAGGGATCCAAAACATGAGAATACTCCAGTCTGGTTCAGTGGAAAATGGAACTCACAGTTACACAACTTTATTAAGTGTGTGAGGATGTTGTACCCTGAGCAAAAGGGGCAACAAAATCAACATATGACTTTTCTGGTAATGCCCACAAATGACACTAGGAAGGACTCCACCAGCTTTATGCCCCCTTTACTCATATTTTCCTAGAAGTCCCAGCTGTCCGTTGACCTCAGCTTCAGGGTAAGGGGCAGGGTGAAACAGGAAACAGGCTTAACAGGTATGGAATTGAGCTAAAGGGTAAGATGGCTTAGAATAACCTAGCAAGACAAATAAAGCATTTGATACAGGAATCAAGGACCAGAGATTGGCTCCACTTGTGGAAACTGGTTACCCTAAGTCAGTGTAAGATAGTCAAGCATTGGAAAGGCACACAGTATGTGGTAGGGAATGACAAGAATAAGTGCCACTATATAAAGTTTAGCCTGGGGGCAGCCAGGAATGGGGAGCTGGGCAGCTGTCAAGGTGATATATTGTAATAATCATCTGCCCATTAGGCAGCTGAAAGGGAGAGGTCAGGTGAATACACTATGAGGCCACACATTAGCTAACAATAAATAAGTCACAAGTTATGTTAAAAGAAGGAATATGACTCTCTGTTGCAAACCAGATTGGAGGAAGTGTTGTCAACAAGAAAATTGACCTTTGTAGAATCCACAGTCTATAGTGGAAGGCTTCCTCCCCATATATCAGAGTTCATTCAACCCCACCACACACTGAACCAAGAGATAATCAGTTGACATATTGTTTGGCAGGGCAAGTTGCAGAGTAGTGCATAGGGGtttatatcaaatattttatccaccataggaaaaacaaatacatgcacatttgtaaaaatatagagaaaagtaTGAAAGGATATACACTAAACTGTTAACACTGTCTAATATAGGGAGTGTGACTGGCGATGGAGGTGGATAAGGtggtctatttttttcttcctattcctCTGTATCACTTGTTCAATTatcatgtgatttaaaaaaaaattaagtccacTAGAAAGACTTGTGCAGATCACCTACCTTCCAAACCTCCCTGTAATAATCGAAATCATTGGACCACCTCCTTTTGTTTAACTATCTCATCCTTGGTTTGTTTAATTCCtcctgttttttttatttttccttcaatgttttattttcctcttcctttagcAAATGTGAATGTATGTTCAATGCTCAACCATCTGCCCCTACATCCTTTCTTCTCCATTCTTCTCCCTTCATTCATGTCCATGATTTCAATGATCATTTCTATGTTGATGCATCTTAACATCTAAGCCCTCTATGACCAAATACCTACTGGCTAATATCAAACACTTTTCAACCAAGTGCCTCTACAGTCACTGCTTTAAATTCAACATGCTCAATTTTCCGCACTCTCATTTACCTTTGATggctccttctctcttctcaccTAATGCAACTAAATATCCTATAGATGCATCACTCTCTGTTTTCACT
Protein-coding regions in this window:
- the LOC112296873 gene encoding small ribosomal subunit protein eS6-like yields the protein MVLAYSSSFWASAWIEELSKTLAVGREGSELNISFPATGCQKLIEVDDERKLRTFYEKRMATEVAADALGEEWKGYVVQISGGNEKQGFPMKQGVLTHGRVHLLLSKGHSCYRPKRTGEPKCKSVRGCIVDANLSVLNLVNVKKGEKDIPGLTDTTVPHRLGPKRASRILKLFNLSKEDDVRQYVVRKPLNKEGKKPRTKAPKIQHLVMPHVLQHKCRRRRIALKKQRTKKNKEEAAEYAKLLAKRMKEAKEKRQEQIAKRRRLSSLRASNSKSESSQK